The genomic segment AACTTCCTCACTATATTCCAAATTTCAGTGTACAATCTAGACTCTTGTATTCAAATTTTCAAAGTGGACAATCTACAAGCTTGCACCGTCACACTGGGTTGTGCTGCTTGTGCACTCGATGTGCTGTATCACAGTCCAGTCTCAGTAGATACATACACAATGAAAGAATAAACTCGAGATCGTTTCGGCTTTGCTATACTAATGCCGTTATCAGGCACTACGGAAAGAATAGTGAAAGAGAAAATACTACTTGTACAAAATGAATGACCAGCACCGCAACATATTCGCCATAGATAAGCAGATCCACAGGGTGGTTGTTCAGTTTCTCTCTAGTGTGCCTGGGACAACTTGATGAACAAGGTAAATGCTTCTGATGCTTCCACCAGAATGAGCCACAACTTTGACAGGTTACTGCATTGTTTACTGAAGAGACGGGGGTTTGTGACAGCAGGGGAGGATCGAAGATATCCGATTTGCCCATAAATTTGCAACTTTAACAAAATAGTTATCACCATTCCACATGATCACCTTCAACCCTACATGAAAGTGGTAAGAGTATTTAGCTAATCTCGAGAAAGAAAAACTTACATTCTTTTTTTGAGATGTCTAGAGAGAATTTTCTTTCTGGGAAGAGTGTAACCATGGCATAAGTTTACCTGGTACAAGACTAATTGGCAGCAGGGTTAGTCTACATGTCATCTCGCCGCTGGGAAGTACATTTTGTAGATTGGGCACTACAAGTTCATTAATACACTTGATGGACTCCACAAGAGCTTTAGCAACAGAGGCATTTATGTGATTACTATCAACAACCATTTTAAGAGCCCTTTCTAAACCTCTAGTCCAAGAATTACTGCAGCTGTCCAAACCGGCCAACATTTTACTCAACATTCCAGGATTTGCAAGAACCCAAGGCTTGAAACACCGCATGGAGAAATATAAGATCTGTGACACTATATATATCTCCTCAAGAGCAATAAAGCAATGGCCACCTTTAAAACCAACAGAATTACCAGTTTATAATTGACTTTCTATTTGCGAACAAAAAtgatcacaaaagaaaaaaaattaaaaatgacAAAGCTATGctcattttaaaaatatttgtacattcaGAAACCACTCGGTCACAGACATTTGCATGGCAAGATTCTTGCCAAAGTGCAGCACCATGCTGCAATTCTTGAGCACAGGACCAAAGTATATTGTACCATGCACCGACATAAGCAAACTGCTCCTCTTTAGATGCTAGTTCCAAGGTATGTAGGGTAGAGTTCAGCTGCCACACTCTTCTCTTCCATTGCCTGTGATTTAAGTATCAGACAGCTAACGTTTAGTCAATATGTTACTTGTTTTCCCCGCTTGAAATCTACATTAATCATGTGAACAAGAAGCAGAATGTAAATTGCAAGATTGACTGCACATACTGCATACTGTGAACAAGAAATTATCACTCGAGAGAAAGTTCTCAAGCGTCACTCTACTAAAAGGGATAAAAATCAACAGTGAAATCAAAATTAAATCATGATACCGGTCTAAGCAGAGAAAAACAGGTGATTCAGCAAGAAAGCAAGTGTATTAATCTTAACTAAAGTGAAAATATAAAAACTAGAGTTGCAAGGAATTTCTGCAAAAATGTAGGTGCAATTTTTGGACTGTCCTACTACGACATATTGAAGATAACTTGATAAGTAAATAATTACTTAGCATATACGTACCAGTGCTATCTTTTCTCCTAAACGATATTCTTGCTCGAAATCCTTCAGATGTTCCTCTTTGATACTGTTAAACAGTTCAGTGATATATACATCCCTTGAAGGATGTTCCTCTATGCAAGAGCCTTTGGGAAGTGAAGAATCTTGTAGCTTCTAGTAGATTTCCTGGATAATGTGGGAAAATGGATTAAAGATAATTATTTCAAGTTCTTGAGCTGATGCACATTAACATAATAAAACACGAAAAAGTTATGGGCAATACAGGCTTTGAAAAATTAACAAGACAAATCTCAGTTATagccaacaacaaccagaacaCACTTGAATTTCCCTTCCAATTGCTATTGCTTTGCTGTTTTCATCTGAGAGTGTAGTAATCTTCTGTGCTTCCTGAATGCAAATCCTTAATTACTGAATTATGAAGCAACAGAAAATATCAAGAATGTTGTTAACAAATGTAATGAGTAATCACTGACCCTAATATCCTTCACATGCCGGGATATTACTGACAAGGACTTTTCTCTCAGCCTATGGTAGAATTCAATCAACATGCTATCACTTGTTGATCTAATCGAATGGTTTTCATCTGTTTCAAATGAAGAGTTCTGATCACTGACCATTAGTGTATAtcgaaagaaaaataaagttgTGTCTATGGATAACTTCAAATATAATGAATGCTCACCATTTCATTATTTGAGATCAAATCAGAAGAGCTCTGGACACTTTCTGCAGAGCTTTGCATAATGTGAATATCATCAGCCAGTTTGCTCTCTTTGTAAAATTTGAGTATGactgcattatcagctggtgaGTAACTGGAGGCCTTCACACATTGTCCTACAAACTCGTGTGTTCCAATATGATCTGTAGTTTGAACATGGTTGAATTTTTCATCAACACTCGTAAATGACGACCAGTCTTCCTGGTTGCTGCCCAATGATTTTGTTATATCCTGAAAGATGTTAAAACAATCAGATCAACCAATGGAGAAGGACCAATAGCCAGATTAAGAGAACAAGCAAAGTCTGGAAACAACTGCCGACGGGGTTGGTAATGCTGTAGTTCCATAGGATTCtcttctgtaaaaaaaaaaaaatggtatatGATCGTTCATTGCGAGCATCAATGTGATCCTTTTGTTAATACGAACTATCATTAAAACTGAATTGCTATCAAATGCTCAGCGCCTGCCATTTGTCTGAACGGTGTTTCAGTCGGAGCTTCACACTCCAACATTCACCTTTGTTGTATCTTGTATGTACAAACAGGCAAAAACAATATCCTGCAAAGTAGTTGAATGCAACAATTATGTGACTTCTTTTTCAGTTATCTGAGAGGTCCTAGTGTTACAATACCAATGGGTTCAGCTCAAGGATTTTCTAAAGTAGGCCAGATTTAACTACCCACCTGAAAATTTGTAAGTAAGAATGAAAAAAGGTAAAAAACAACGCACCCATCTCCTACGCTAGCAAACAGCTTGCTCATCTTCATTACAATTTACCGCCACCTGTTTTCAACTATGCATTCTGTGAAGTGTCACATTTCATTATCTCCATGATACCATGGTAAATTGTGATAACACCACTGCAATAAAACTGGGAGCTTGAAACCATTATATAATTATATGGTTGGCCGTGACTGCAAAATCGTATTGGTGCAGTTCATGCGTTATTTTCGGATAGTGTtgatgccactacacattcctCCTGTATTCCAACATCTCATGAAATTTTGACAAAGACAACTAAACGGATCACGGCGggttaaaaaaaatgcatcacaGTGTGACACGCTCACCTCAATCTTTCCAAGTCCATTCCCATGCGCTAGCCCACCTCCATCCAGGCCGGCAGGTGAGGCTGCCGTCGCCGCCTTGAATTCTCAACCGTCATCTCCGAACCCGTCGTCATCCTCCGCCTCCTCTTGCGAACCCGCCTCCATAGCGCCAGCAGCAGAGGGTGACTGAGATCCGtagaggccggcgatgaggtccTTCAGATCCGCGGGACGCGATCCACTGGAACAGAAGGAAGGGGCACGCTGGTGCCCCATGGCCGTCGTCGGCGGCTCGGCCGCCCCTTCCTCCTCATGCCCATCATCCTCCTGGTCGTCGGCGCTGAACAGGGAGAGAGGGAGCGAGCCCTGCGGCTTCTCCCAGGAGGCGGACTTGGCCGTCGGAGGCGTGGGTGGCGCGGACGCGTTCGGGTTGGATCCGAGCGGACTCGCCACGAAGTCGCCCCAGTCGTCGTCGAACGCCGAAGGCGGCCGGCTGTGGATCGGCGGGTGCGGGTGCGGAGGCGAATGTGAAGTCGCCGAAATCGAAGTCGTCGTCGAGGAAGGGCACGGGGGGCGGTGGGAACGCCACGGCGTCCATCGGAAGAGGAGCAGCGCggtggcgtcggcgtcggcgtcggcgtcggcgcgAGCCTGCGTGCGTTGGTCCGGTCCGTTGATGCTGGTTTGTACATGTGTGCTCGATTATTTGCGGCCACAGTCATTAACTTAGATAATCTCATATTTCATTGATATAAATGATGTTATAATTAAGATGTCAAATTTTCAGTAATAAATCATGGATTTATTCATCTACGAACAACTCTCTGCTGTAACAGCATAAACAATTTTTCTTAAAGTTAAGGAAGTGTATCTACCTTTTGGGCCACCGGTTGCATGTTTATATAGACCAGAAAAAGCTCTAGTTTGTAGCGATTATGGCTCTGTTTGATTTGCTACCATATTTTAACATACTTTATTAGTTAGTTATTTATTTCACTGCCATAGCTGTAACGtgccatgatttttttttttttgtcactaaGCCCACATATcataaacttatttttttaatttgttgaCCACATTTTAAGCAATGCTTGAGTTGGTTTCAAAGTATAGATAGAAGCTATCTCTAAGAGTCCTGTTCGGTTTAAACTATCCAAGACACCTAACAGCTGCTACCTTATCTATGCTCAAACCAATACAAAACCGATTCAATGTACAGCTCAATCTTCAGTAAGATCCCGATTGTGAAATTGATGAGAACCGACGTGTAGCATGAGCGCAAGGACCCGCTCTAACCAACTGTGCTAGGCGTGGCTTCCCTCAACAGGATGATTACATTCCACTCCAGAGGTTACATCACTGGCGTAGTTGCCGAAAATACTCTTCTTAAATAAACATTACAAGCAAGGAGAAGAACATTACAAGAAACTCTCGCTCGTCAGCGATAGATACTGTTATGTGTGAAAACTGTAGGCATACTAACATTCACAAAACTTCAGTTGGGAGTTACTGGGGAGGTTCTGTTGGTACGAATTATGCCTGCAAGGTTCACAAAAGTGCAACCCCGACAGCACCAATTACAAGATCAAATGATGGACAGTTCATCACAAGGGCAAGGTGGTCATCTTGTCAACAGAAACTCAAGCACCATTCTACACATTTTTCAGGTAAACTATCCTACTCATTCTTACGATTGAACAGCCTAACGAGATAGCGAATCAATGACACCAGCCACTGCCAGAAAACAACAAGGCGGTTTGCCTTCTTCGGTTTCGCTTCAGGCCTGGGCCCGAAGAGACCTTTGTATAGCTCCTTCTGCTTTTGGTACAGAGCTTTATCTTGTTCAGCGAGCAACCGAAGCTCCCGAAGGATCTCCTTGTCTTCTGGGGAGTACCTTTTGGCTTTCAGAAAGTCCTCCCTTGCTGATTCTGTCTGGCCAAGTTCGGATTTAGCTTTTCCTCGTCTGAACAATGCTTTCACGTTATTTTCGTCCTCTGACAACACCTGAAGAATAGGATTATGCAAGTGATCAATCACCAAATCAGTAATTTATCAGTTTTTTTGCACACAAAGCAGGGCAAGTTTGCAACATGAACATGGGATTGTTCAAATGATCAATCATCAAGaaattagtaatttttttatataaaaattgagCTGAAAAAAGGTGCAGCATTAGCTGTGTGTGATCCTTTATTTTCTTGAACGTGCAGGAACTGCGTGTCATTGTATTAAAGTAGGAATGAAGTCGGCCATGCTACAAACAAGGAAAAGACAAGgaaaagaagcaaagaaaataagaagGCCCTGGCTCTAGTAAAGAATACGCGCCACAAACAATTAGAGCTGTGTGTGATTCTTGTAATGCAGAATCTTGCATGTTGATATTTGAACTCATTGTGGCCATCTGAGCTTGGTTATCACAGGTCTTTaccatcatttttttaaaaagaaaaagaaaaaaactttaaCGATGGAATATAAAACCATGTTTAATTTCCGTGAAGCTCTATGCAACCATAATAATTTACTCAATTACTCATGAGTGTAAATTGTGAGTTGAAGACTGAATTCATGATAGTAGAATAGCATACGATGCTACACTGCACGATAGCTTCATCGAATCTCTTTAGTTTGATCAGGCATGCAGCCATGTTGAGATGGCAGGGATTTTTCACAGCCAAGGCCATGTCTCTGTATTTCCCAAACAATTGAAACATGAAATCATCTCCCATGTACGCAATTGCCTGTAAAAGGAAAGAGGTAGAGGACTGAAATTAGAGTACCACGATAACTATCAGCATGCCGAAAGAAAAGCACATCACTAACCATTTCATACTGTTGCATGGCCTCCTCAAGCTTCTTTTCTTTGAAGTATTCATTACCTTCAATCTTTCTTCTGTCTGCAGCTGCAATCCTCTCCTCGACTGTCATGTCACTTCGGGTTTTCCCCTGATTTGCACAGTTTATCATGATTTGAAATTTTCCAACTTGAGAAAAGTAGGCAAAATGATAATCAATACGAGTGATCTCAGTCTACTATTCTAAATAGAATAATCAAATCATAATGCGGGGTGGAGGCGGGAGACTTGCGTTTGCCTACCTCTTTGACATCATCAAATCCAATAAGCACAACTTCATAAACAAGGTCTGCCATGGGAGGGACATTTGGGAATGAAAAACTTCCTTCTTTGCCATAGCCTAGTTCCCAACCCACATGCAACAGTGCCCTCTCCCCGCTCCTCATGTTACCAACACCAATGCCTAAACCAgccatttccttcttctctattaatggaaaaaagaaaagctttagAAAGTTACTCCATAGGCAATTGTCATTGATAAACTCCTGCTATAGTCTTGAGAGTGCCCACATGATTCTCATGGGTTAGTTACCTTGTACCTGTAGGCTTACTGAGCAAAGCAAGATAAAAGGTGCAAACCAAACTGAATGATGTAAATTTCACTGTTTCGTCTTACAACATATAAGAACATTAATAGAAGGCATGACAAGTTACTGGCAGAACAACTCATTAGAACCATTGTCATGGTACTAGAAAACCAGAGTAGCATGCAATTGCAAAGTAAGCTGTTTGAAGTTATGGAATTTATGGatggcatgcatgcagcagAGTGAAACTGAGGATAAAGTAAGTGATCCGACTTTTGCTGCACCTTTTCCAAGTACTAGTTCAATCGGATGCTGTTCTTGCCAAGTATCCTCGAATTTATGCAATGATCCTTGAACCCATGCTCTATAGTGCACTGCAATTCCAAGTTTAGAAGCAAATGTTAATTCACATCTGTGCTTATTGTGCACTAAATCAAACTACATGTGCATGCTTCCTTTCAATATTAAAAGGATACAGATAAAGGAGTTGGGCTACTTTGGATTAAAAATGGATTCATTCTTAAGTTCGAAAATTGACATAATAGACCAAAATGAATAGGTGTCGGTGACAGATATTGGTACTCAatgaacaaaaaagaaaagtggGCCATTATGGACTAAATAAATGATTAAatctaaattttaaaaattggCATAAGCATTAGAGCAACAAACTGAATAGGTACCGGCAATAGATATTGGTACTCAATGAATGCAAAAGGGTAGCATGAAACTGTGATTAGTATCAAACATCATGC from the Phragmites australis chromosome 19, lpPhrAust1.1, whole genome shotgun sequence genome contains:
- the LOC133900504 gene encoding peptidyl-prolyl cis-trans isomerase FKBP42-like is translated as MALVQEDAAPAAAATATAAASNPDAGSSDNEISMEEASFVHTEPPEDGTAPPVVTSDMEVLHDRVKKQVIKEGHGKKPLKFATCFVHYRAWVQGSLHKFEDTWQEQHPIELVLGKEKKEMAGLGIGVGNMRSGERALLHVGWELGYGKEGSFSFPNVPPMADLVYEVVLIGFDDVKEGKTRSDMTVEERIAAADRRKIEGNEYFKEKKLEEAMQQYEMAIAYMGDDFMFQLFGKYRDMALAVKNPCHLNMAACLIKLKRFDEAIVQCSIVLSEDENNVKALFRRGKAKSELGQTESAREDFLKAKRYSPEDKEILRELRLLAEQDKALYQKQKELYKGLFGPRPEAKPKKANRLVVFWQWLVSLIRYLVRLFNRKNE